In Carnobacterium sp. CP1, the following are encoded in one genomic region:
- a CDS encoding transposase yields MLYQEKRELFFKRLKKYLEPIKNAFVYTLSNGPIEGMNNKIKNIKRLGYGYRNFYNLRARLLISYRLTTSNYQPRALYFEDEIAA; encoded by the coding sequence ATGCTTTACCAAGAAAAGCGAGAACTGTTCTTCAAACGTTTGAAAAAATACCTGGAGCCCATTAAAAATGCGTTTGTGTACACTCTTTCCAATGGCCCCATTGAAGGAATGAATAATAAAATCAAGAACATCAAACGATTAGGGTATGGCTACCGAAATTTCTATAACCTGCGGGCCCGACTGTTGATTTCTTACCGATTGACCACTTCTAATTATCAACCTAGAGCTTTGTATTTTGAAGATGAAATAGCAGCATAA
- a CDS encoding ISL3 family transposase has product MAYTHSIKKLLNIKDPNIYLSEVPVMKEKKKDQECLVVHGKLTYRPTCCKVCGVKNNSHQDLIKHGTKCSTLTLTHVNFQPVLFRLKKQRFLCKHCDSTFIAETSLVDRHCFISNSIKTTIAMELKETQSMTLIAQHLSVSPPTVIRVMRQVGETLEPNNQELPQHLSIDEFKSVKDVSGAMSFLFINASTHRLTDVVENRQLPYLLDYFMRYPVEARNKVKTVTMDMYSPYTQLVRDCFPYAKIIIDRFHIVQHMNRALNSERIKVMNELRYTRPRDYRKLKKQWKLVLKNEDDLDFSRYFTHRLYEGAVTEKMMADYLVQLDSRLERVYALFNQLKWALEHRDFKRFKRYLEESKKYALPRKARTVLQTFEKIPGAH; this is encoded by the coding sequence ATGGCCTACACTCATTCTATAAAAAAACTGCTCAATATTAAAGACCCAAATATTTATTTATCTGAAGTTCCTGTTATGAAGGAAAAGAAAAAGGATCAAGAATGTCTGGTAGTGCATGGGAAATTGACCTATCGGCCTACCTGCTGTAAAGTGTGTGGTGTCAAAAACAACTCTCACCAGGATCTCATCAAACACGGCACAAAATGTTCTACACTCACACTGACTCATGTCAATTTCCAGCCTGTACTGTTCCGATTGAAAAAGCAGCGATTTCTTTGTAAGCACTGTGATTCGACTTTCATAGCGGAAACCTCCCTGGTCGATCGCCATTGCTTCATCTCTAATTCGATCAAGACAACTATTGCCATGGAATTGAAAGAGACACAATCCATGACACTTATCGCCCAGCACCTGTCCGTTTCTCCTCCTACTGTGATTCGGGTAATGCGCCAAGTGGGGGAGACGCTTGAACCAAACAATCAGGAACTGCCCCAACATCTTTCCATCGATGAATTCAAGTCGGTCAAGGATGTATCCGGAGCGATGAGCTTCCTGTTTATTAATGCGTCAACCCACCGGTTGACGGATGTTGTCGAGAATAGACAACTGCCTTACCTGCTGGATTATTTTATGCGGTATCCAGTAGAAGCAAGAAACAAAGTCAAAACGGTCACGATGGATATGTATTCACCCTATACACAGCTTGTGAGAGATTGTTTCCCCTACGCTAAAATCATCATTGACCGATTCCACATCGTTCAACATATGAATCGGGCTTTGAACAGCGAACGAATCAAGGTCATGAATGAACTGCGTTACACGAGGCCAAGGGATTATCGAAAATTAAAAAAACAATGGAAGTTGGTGCTTAAAAATGAAGACGATTTAGATTTTTCCCGTTATTTTACCCACCGGTTATATGAAGGGGCTGTTACTGAAAAAATGATGGCGGATTACCTTGTGCAACTTGATTCCAGACTTGAACGTGTCTATGCGCTTTTCAATCAATTGAAGTGGGCACTGGAACACCGTGATTTCAAGCGATTCAAAAGATATTTAGAAGAATCAAAAAAATATGCTTTACCAAGAAAAGCGAGAACTGTTCTTCAAACGTTTGAAAAAATACCTGGAGCCCATTAA